Proteins from one Cicer arietinum cultivar CDC Frontier isolate Library 1 chromosome 3, Cicar.CDCFrontier_v2.0, whole genome shotgun sequence genomic window:
- the LOC101501581 gene encoding mitochondrial carrier protein MTM1 isoform X2 has product MYSTKLYVRSEFMQEGFTRLWRGTNASLALAMPSVGIYMPCYDIFRNFMEEYTTQNAPKLTPYVPLVAGSLARSMACVSCYPVELARTRMQAFRVTQGDKAPGVWKTLFEVINPDKGTSILQSLHRYRFWWTGLGAQLSRDVPFSAICWSTLEPIRKRILGLVGEEASAATVLGANFSAGFVAGILASAATCPLDVAKTRRQIEKDPERALKMTTRTTLLEIWRDGGLRGLFTGVVPRVGRAGPSVGIVVSFYEVVKYGLHHRHSKSS; this is encoded by the exons ATGTACTCTACAAAGTTATACGTCAG GAGTGAATTTATGCAGGAAGGATTTACAAGATTGTGGAGAGGCACAAATGCTAGTTTGGCTTTAGCCATGCCAAGT GTCGGAATCTATATGCCTTGTTATGACATCTTCCGCAACTTTATGGAGGAGTATACAACTCAAAATGCTCCAAAGTTAACACCTTATGTTCCATTAGTAGCAGGATCACTTGCACGCTCAATGGCCTGCGTTTCTTGTTATCCTGTGGAACTTGCAAGGACTCGAATGCAG GCATTTAGAGTAACCCAAGGTGACAAAGCTCCAGGTGTATGGAAGACATTGTTTGAAGTCATCAACCCAGACAAGGGAACAAGTATTCTTCAAAGCT tacaCCGGTACCGTTTCTGGTGGACTGGCCTTGGAGCACAACTTTCAAGGGATGTTCCATTCTCTGCAATTTGCTGGTCAACCCTTGAGCCg ATAAGGAAAAGAATTCTTGGCCTAGTTGGTGAAGAAGCGAGTGCCGCAACTGTCCTTGGGGCAAATTTTTCTGCTGGTTTTGTAGCAGGAATTTTAGCATCTGCTGCAACATGTCCACTTGATGTGGCAAAAACCCGACGACAGATAGAG AAGGATCCGGAAAGGGCATTAAAGATGACTACAAGAACAACATTGCTTGAAATTTGGAG GGATGGAGGATTAAGGGGGTTGTTTACTGGTGTTGTTCCCCGTGTAGGTCGCGCTGGTCCGTCGGTTGGCATAGTTGTCTCCTTTTACGAAGTTGTCAAGTATGGCTTACATCATAGACATTCAAAATCATCATAG
- the LOC101501581 gene encoding mitochondrial carrier protein MTM1 isoform X1, with protein sequence MSRSHSNSDTQLTVIERAFSAAGAAFLSAVIVNPLDVAKTRLQAQAAGVLYHDIYRIPSFQTNTMLHDIKCTGIHMVSNSESPAYKGTVDVLYKVIRQEGFTRLWRGTNASLALAMPSVGIYMPCYDIFRNFMEEYTTQNAPKLTPYVPLVAGSLARSMACVSCYPVELARTRMQAFRVTQGDKAPGVWKTLFEVINPDKGTSILQSLHRYRFWWTGLGAQLSRDVPFSAICWSTLEPIRKRILGLVGEEASAATVLGANFSAGFVAGILASAATCPLDVAKTRRQIEKDPERALKMTTRTTLLEIWRDGGLRGLFTGVVPRVGRAGPSVGIVVSFYEVVKYGLHHRHSKSS encoded by the exons ATGTCTCGATCACATTCCAATTCCGACACGCAATTAACCGTTATAGAGCGCGCTTTCTCCGCCGCCGGCGCCGCTTTCCTTTCCGCCGTCATCGTCAATCCTCTCGATGTCGCCAAG acAAGACTTCAAGCTCAGGCTGCTGGAGTTCTCTACCATGATATTTATCGAATTCCATCTTTTCAAACTAACACG ATGTTACACGATATCAAATGTACAGGGATACATATGGTTTCTAACTCTGAGTCGCCAGCATATAAAGGGACCGTAGATGTACTCTACAAAGTTATACGTCAG GAAGGATTTACAAGATTGTGGAGAGGCACAAATGCTAGTTTGGCTTTAGCCATGCCAAGT GTCGGAATCTATATGCCTTGTTATGACATCTTCCGCAACTTTATGGAGGAGTATACAACTCAAAATGCTCCAAAGTTAACACCTTATGTTCCATTAGTAGCAGGATCACTTGCACGCTCAATGGCCTGCGTTTCTTGTTATCCTGTGGAACTTGCAAGGACTCGAATGCAG GCATTTAGAGTAACCCAAGGTGACAAAGCTCCAGGTGTATGGAAGACATTGTTTGAAGTCATCAACCCAGACAAGGGAACAAGTATTCTTCAAAGCT tacaCCGGTACCGTTTCTGGTGGACTGGCCTTGGAGCACAACTTTCAAGGGATGTTCCATTCTCTGCAATTTGCTGGTCAACCCTTGAGCCg ATAAGGAAAAGAATTCTTGGCCTAGTTGGTGAAGAAGCGAGTGCCGCAACTGTCCTTGGGGCAAATTTTTCTGCTGGTTTTGTAGCAGGAATTTTAGCATCTGCTGCAACATGTCCACTTGATGTGGCAAAAACCCGACGACAGATAGAG AAGGATCCGGAAAGGGCATTAAAGATGACTACAAGAACAACATTGCTTGAAATTTGGAG GGATGGAGGATTAAGGGGGTTGTTTACTGGTGTTGTTCCCCGTGTAGGTCGCGCTGGTCCGTCGGTTGGCATAGTTGTCTCCTTTTACGAAGTTGTCAAGTATGGCTTACATCATAGACATTCAAAATCATCATAG
- the LOC101509920 gene encoding NDR1/HIN1-like protein 13 produces MESSSSPPQPKPIILQKPPGYRDPNTAQKPLPPRKAALPPSFRPKPKKRRCCRKCCCTFCIILLLLILILVVAVAVIYILYQPSLPEFHIGSFRVSMFNITVNDDVAYLNANTTTMVELKNRNKKIAWHFDQSNVHILAENGDLNLGSTKVAPFDVKVRNTTQLKVETKVRGVELDARQRRRLKSVFDSKALKPRVEVKTRTGMKVQGWNSMKMDVTVVCDGVTLRQLQNGVSPHCSLTILKWIKIR; encoded by the exons atggaatcatcatcatcaccaccTCAACCAAAACCGATAATACTACAAAAACCACCCGGTTACAGAGACCCAAACACCGCTCAAAAACCGCTACCACCACGAAAAGCCGCTCTCCCACCTTCTTTTCGACCAAAACCCAAAAAGCGCCGTTGTTGCCGCAAATGCTGTTGCACATTCTGCATAATTCTCCTCCTCCTCATCCTCATCTTAGTCGTCGCTGTCGCAGTCATCTACATCCTCTACCAACCTTCTCTACCGGAGTTTCACATCGGTTCCTTCCGTGTTTCCATGTTTAACATAACAGTAAACGACGACGTTGCTTACCTCAACGCAAACACAACAACAATGGTGGAATTGAAAAACCGTAACAAGAAAATCGCGTGGCATTTTGATCAGAGTAATGTTCATATATTGGCGGAGAATGGGGACCTTAATTTAGGATCAACTAAGGTAGCACCGTTTGATGTGAAG GTGAGGAATACGACACAGTTGAAGGTTGAAACGAAGGTTAGGGGAGTGGAATTGGATGCGAGACAGAGGAGGAGGTTGAAGAGTGTGTTTGATAGTAAAGCTTTGAAACCGAGAGTGGAGGTTAAAACGAGAACGGGTATGAAGGTGCAAGGTTGGAATTCGATGAAGATGGATGTCACTGTTGTATGTGATGGTGTTACTTTGAGACAACTTCAAAATGGTGTCTCGCCTCATTGTTCCCTCACTATCTTAAAATG GATCAAAATACGATGA
- the LOC101502323 gene encoding N-terminal acetyltransferase B complex catalytic subunit NAA20 has translation MTTIRRFCCNDLLRFSSVNLDHLTETFNMSFYMTYLARWPDYFHVAQGPGNQIMGYIMGKVEGQGESWHGHVTAVTVAPEYRRQQLAKKLMNLLENVSDNIDKAYFVDLFVRASNAPAIKMYEKLGYVIYRRVLRYYSGEEDGLDMRKALSRDVEKKSIIPLKRPITPDELEYD, from the exons ATGACGACAATACGTAGGTTTTGCTGCAACGACCTTCTTCGTTTTTCATCGGTGAATCTCGACCATCTCACTGAAACC TTTAACATGTCCTTCTACATGACCTATCTCGCACGATGGCCTGACTATTTCCATGTCGCCCAAGGCCCCGGAAATCAAATCATGGGTTACA TTATGGGTAAAGTAGAGGGACAAGGAGAATCTTGGCATGGCCATGTAACAGCAGTAACTGTTGCTCCGGAGTATCGCAGGCAACAGTTAGCCAAGAAACTGATGAATCTTCTTGAAAACGTCAGCGACAATAT TGACAAAGCTTACTTTGTTGATCTATTTGTGAGAGCATCAAATGCACCGGCCATCAAGATGTATGAAAAG CTTGGCTATGTGATTTATCGACGAGTTCTACGTTATTATTCTGGGGAAGAAGATGGACTGG ATATGAGGAAGGCATTATCTCGTGATGTTGAAAAGAAGTCCATCATCCCTCTTAAACGGCCAATCACTCCTGATGAATTAGAGTATgactaa
- the LOC101500832 gene encoding exosome complex component RRP41 homolog isoform X2 produces the protein MRQIRAEIGAVSKADGSAIFEMGNTKVIAAVYGPREVQNRSQQMSDQALVRCEYSMANFSTGDRMRKPKGDRRSTEISLVIRQTMEACILTHLMPRSQIDIYVQVLQADGGTRSACINAATLALADAGIPMRDLVTSCSAGYLNSTPLLDLNYVEDSAGGPDVTVGILPKLDKVTLLQMDSKLPVDILENVMQLATEGCKAIANYIREILLENTKQLEYRRGS, from the exons ATGCGACAGATTCGGGCTGAGATTGGTGCTGTATCCAAAGCTGATGg TTCTGCAATTTTCGAGATGGGTAATACCAAAGTGATTGCTGCTGTTTATGGCCCTAGAGAG GTTCAAAATAGAAGCCAGCAAATGAGTGACCAGGCTCTG GTTCGATGTGAATACAGCATGGCTAATTTTAGCACCGGTGATCGCATGAGGAAACCAAAGGGCGACAG GAGATCGACTGAAATTTCTCTGGTTATTCGGCAAACCATGGAAGCATGCATATTAACGCATTTAATGCCCCGTTCCCAG ATAGATATTTATGTTCAAGTTCTTCAAGCAGATGGAG GAACTAGATCTGCTTGTATAAATGCTGCAACTTTGGCTCTAGCTGATGCTGGGATTCCTATGCGCGATCTTGTAACTTCCTGTAGTGCTGGATACCTCAATAGCACGCCTCTGCTtg ATTTGAATTATGTAGAAGACAGTGCTGGAGGTCCTGATGTAACTGTTGGAATTCTGCCGAAGTTGGATAAAGTGACACTTCTTCAG ATGGATTCTAAACTACCAGTTGACATTTTGGAAAATGTTATGCAACTGGCTACGGAAGGCTGCAAAGCAATTGCAAACTACATACGAGAA ATTTTATTGGAGAACACAAAGCAACTTGAATATCGACGGGGTTCATAG
- the LOC101503604 gene encoding CMP-sialic acid transporter 1 yields the protein MQWYLVATLLTVLTSSQGILTTLSQSNGAYKYDYATVPFLAEVFKLAVSSLLLWKECQKSPLPKMTTDWKTVSLYPIPSIIYLIHNNVQFATLTYVDTSTYQIMGNLKIVTTGILFRLFLGRRLSNLQWMAIVLLAVGTTTSQVKGCGEASCDSVFSAPIQGYMLGVLSACLSALAGIYTEFLMKKNNDSLYWQNMQLYTFGSIFNLARLIVDDFRGGFENGPWWQRIFNGYTVTTWLVVLNLGSTGLLVSWLMKHADNIVKVYSTSMAMLLTMILSIFLFTFKPTLQLFLGIIICMMSLHMYFAPPNVLLDMPLTVKSDEERLIEVSVDRRPHS from the exons atgcaGTGGTACTTGGTCGCTACGCTTCTCACCGTTCTCACCAGTTCTCAG GGAATATTAACTACCCTATCTCAAAGCAACGGAGCTTATAAATATGATTATGCAACTGTTCCATTTCTCGCCGAGGTTTTTAAG ctTGCTGTTTCAAGTTTGTTACTGTGGAAGGAATGTCAAAAGTCACCTCTTCCAAAGATGACAACGGATTGGAAAACAGTGTCTTTGTATCCAATTCCTTCGATTATATATCTGATTCATAATAATGTTCAGTTTGCTACACTCACATATGTGGACACTTCCACATATCAGATAATGGGTAATTTGAAGATTGTTACCACTGGAATACTATTCAG GCTTTTCTTGGGGAGGAGGCTTTCTAACTTGCAGTGGATGGCAATTGTGCTGTTGGCTGTTGGAACAACCACAAGTCAG GTCAAGGGCTGTGGAGAGGCTTCCTGTGACTCCGTTTTCTCAGCACCAATTCAGGGTTACATGTTAGGAGTTCTATCTGCTTGTCTCTCAGCATTAGCTGGAATTTATACTGAGTTTTTGATGAAGAAAAACAACGACAGCTTATACTGGCAGAATATGCAGTTGTACAC gtttggttcaattttcaatttggcACGACTTATTGTGGATGATTTCAGAGGTGGGTTTGAAAACGGGCCCTGGTGGCAACGTATTTTCAATGGATACACTGTCACTACCTGGCTGGTAGTATTAAATCTAGGGTCTACTGGTCTTTTGGTTTCATGGTTAATGAAACATGCTGATAATATTGTAAAG GTCTATTCCACGTCCATGGCAATGCTGCTGACAATGATTCTATCAATATTCCTCTTCACCTTCAAACCTACGCTGCAG CTTTTCTTAGGAATTATTATTTGTATGATGTCTCTACACATGTATTTTGCCCCACCAAATGTGCTCTTAGATATGCCATTAACAGTTAAATCAGATGAAGAGAGGCTCATTGAAGTTTCTGTTGATAGGAGACCACATTCTTGA
- the LOC101502851 gene encoding tubulin gamma-1 chain, protein MPREIITLQVGQCGNQIGMEFWKQLCSEHGISKDGILEDFATQGGDRKDVFFYQADDQHYIPRALLIDLEPRVINGIQNSDYRNLYNHENIFVSDHGGGAGNNWASGYHQGKNVEEDIMDMIDREADGSDSLEGFVLCHSIAGGTGSGMGSYLLETLNDRYSKKLVQTYSVFPNQMETSDVVVQPYNSLLTLKRLTLNADCVVVLDNTALNRIAVERLHLSNPTFAQTNSLVSTVMSASTTTLRYPGYMNNDLVGLLASLIPTPRCHFLMTGYTPLTVERQANVIRKTTVLDVMRRLLQAKNIMVSSYARTKDASQAKYISILNIIQGEVDPTQVHESLQRIRERKLVNFIEWGPASIQVALSRKSPYVQTAHRVSGLMLASHTSIRHLFSKCLSQYEKLRRKQAFLDNYRKFPMFADNDLSEFDESRDIIESLVDEYKACESPDYIKWGMEDPNNMLTGEGNAAGSLDPKSVV, encoded by the exons ATGCCGAGGGAGATTATCACTCTTCAGGTTGGACAATGCGGAAATCAGATCGGCATGGAATTCTGGAAGCAGCTCTGTTCCGAACATGGTATCAGCAAAGACGGCATCCTCGAAGACTTTGCCACTCAG GGAGGAGATAGGAAAGATGTTTTCTTCTATCAAGCTGATGATCAGCATTATATACCGCGTGCTCTATTGATTGACTTGGAGCCTAGGGTTATTAATGGAATTCAAAATAGTGACTACCGAAATCTCTACAATCATGAGAACATCTTTGTCTCTGATCATGGAGGTGGTGCAGGAAACAATTGGGCTAGTGGTTACCATCAG GGAAAGAATGTTGAAGAAGACATAATGGACATGATTGACAGAGAAGCAGATGGTAGTGACAGTCTTGAAGGTTTTGTTCTATGTCATTCAATTGCTGGAGGAACAGGCTCag GTATGGGCTCATACCTATTGGAGACTCTGAATGACCGATACAGCAAAAAACTTGTTCAAACATACAGTGTATTTCCTAACCAAATGGAGACAAGTGATGTGGTGGTTCAACCATACAATTCACTTTTGACACTCAAGCGACTGACTTTGAATGCTGACTGTGTTGTGGTTCTTGACAATACGGCACTTAATAGAATTGCTGTGGAACGGCTTCATTTATCAAATCCTACATTTGCTCAAACAAATTCCCTAGTTTCTACTGTGATGTCTGCTAGCACAACCACTCTTCGTTATCCAGGATACATGAATAATGATTTGGTTGGTCTTCTTGCCTCTTTGATTCCAACACCAAGATGCCATTTTCTAATGACAGGTTATACTCCTCTGACAGTGGAACGTCAG GCTAATGTAATTCGTAAGACCACTGTGCTTGATGTCATGAGAAGACTTCTGCAG GCAAAAAATATTATGGTTTCTTCTTATGCCCGGACCAAAGATGCTAGCCAagcaaaatatatatcaattctGAATATCATCCAAGGGGAGGTTGACCCAACTCAG GTTCACGAAAGTTTGCAGAGGATACGTGAAAGAAAGCTAGTTAACTTTATTGAGTGGGGTCCTGCAAGTATTCAG GTTGCTCTATCCAGGAAATCACCATATGTTCAAACTGCACACAGG GTAAGTGGCCTTATGCTGGCTAGCCATACTAGCATCCGTCACCTTTTTAGTAAATGTCTGAGCCAGTACGAGAAGTTGAGAAGGAAACAAGCCTTTTTAGACAACTACCGGAAGTTCCCAATGTTTGCT GATAATGACCTCTCAGAGTTTGATGAATCAAGGGACATAATTGAGAGTTTGGTTGATGAATATAAGGCCTGTGAATCCCCAGATTATATCAAATGGGGAATGGAG GATCCGAACAATATGCTAACAGGAGAAGGCAATGCTGCAGGATCACTTGATCCAAAATCAGTAGTGTGA
- the LOC101500832 gene encoding exosome complex component RRP41 homolog isoform X1 encodes MEYVNPEGLRVDGRRPMEMRQIRAEIGAVSKADGSAIFEMGNTKVIAAVYGPREVQNRSQQMSDQALVRCEYSMANFSTGDRMRKPKGDRRSTEISLVIRQTMEACILTHLMPRSQIDIYVQVLQADGGTRSACINAATLALADAGIPMRDLVTSCSAGYLNSTPLLDLNYVEDSAGGPDVTVGILPKLDKVTLLQMDSKLPVDILENVMQLATEGCKAIANYIREILLENTKQLEYRRGS; translated from the exons ATGGAGTACGTCAACCCAGAAGGACTTCGCGTGGATGGTCGCCGACCCATGGAA ATGCGACAGATTCGGGCTGAGATTGGTGCTGTATCCAAAGCTGATGg TTCTGCAATTTTCGAGATGGGTAATACCAAAGTGATTGCTGCTGTTTATGGCCCTAGAGAG GTTCAAAATAGAAGCCAGCAAATGAGTGACCAGGCTCTG GTTCGATGTGAATACAGCATGGCTAATTTTAGCACCGGTGATCGCATGAGGAAACCAAAGGGCGACAG GAGATCGACTGAAATTTCTCTGGTTATTCGGCAAACCATGGAAGCATGCATATTAACGCATTTAATGCCCCGTTCCCAG ATAGATATTTATGTTCAAGTTCTTCAAGCAGATGGAG GAACTAGATCTGCTTGTATAAATGCTGCAACTTTGGCTCTAGCTGATGCTGGGATTCCTATGCGCGATCTTGTAACTTCCTGTAGTGCTGGATACCTCAATAGCACGCCTCTGCTtg ATTTGAATTATGTAGAAGACAGTGCTGGAGGTCCTGATGTAACTGTTGGAATTCTGCCGAAGTTGGATAAAGTGACACTTCTTCAG ATGGATTCTAAACTACCAGTTGACATTTTGGAAAATGTTATGCAACTGGCTACGGAAGGCTGCAAAGCAATTGCAAACTACATACGAGAA ATTTTATTGGAGAACACAAAGCAACTTGAATATCGACGGGGTTCATAG